A window from Labrus mixtus chromosome 14, fLabMix1.1, whole genome shotgun sequence encodes these proteins:
- the hhla2a.1 gene encoding HERV-H LTR-associating protein 2 encodes MAETHGLMIMLLIFLENSSLTNSKDANVTCIIPDDCILPCSFRPTGTVVIHWYKQQIPVHSYYYNKDQYGLQNKHFSGRTCLFNSQIPHGNASLLLRRLKVQDKGRYKCYTSTRKGNQEIFVNLEVKALIHSVVMEMTDEAVTCSSHNIYPVPQVTWATDPPSAREALENSTIKTSDHKGLFTVVSTLRIVGNLSNMTYFCSFISADKTQVWTASRKNADDITHEEGHALSIPCIAPPSLQNFSLTWTFTPSSEPTVILRYDTKTRHTFNLWEGKGTPDQDLLPLGDGSLLLHKPDIEEHSGTYVCSFSGLQSKHVVQTRVNITVSSISLDESSVQRSWWSTAASVAFVLFTIIVALPQCVRQRGMETRAASHTHNGTGLVEGGPYKDMQTTASYIIGQHGAECTRLQLQCEAQSELAGNTPNIAEDCPVDLAPGTEIEQEDKSAGPPEEGNDGALQHCSPERGGI; translated from the exons ATGGCAGAGACACATGGACTAATGATTATGCTGCTTATATTCTTGGAGAATTCTTCATTGACAAACTCAAAAG ATGCCAACGTCACCTGTATCATCCCTGACGACTGCATCCTGCCCTGCAGCTTCAGACCCACCGGGACTGTGGTCATCCACTGGTACAAGCAGCAAATCCCTGTTCACAGCTATTACTACAACAAGGACCAGTATGGACTTCAGAACAAACACTTCAGTGGAAGGACGTGCCTGTTTAATTCCCAAATCCCGCATGGAAATGCCTCCCTGCTCCTCCGGAGGCTCAAAGTTCAAGACAAGGGCAGGTACAAGTGCTACACGAGCACACGGAAAGGCAACCAGGAGATCTTTGTCAACCTGGAGGTGAAGG CTCTCATCCATTCAGTTGTCATGGAGATGACTGACGAGGCGGTCACCTGCTCCTCTCACAACATCTACCCCGTTCCTCAGGTGACCTGGGCCACAGACCCCCCCTCTGCCCGGGAAGCTCTGGAAAATTCTACCATTAAAACCTCAGACCACAAGGGTCTTTTTACTGTGGTGAGCACGCTGAGGATTGTGGGTAATCTCTCCAACATGACCTACTTCTGCTCTTTCATATCCGCTGACAAGACCCAGGTGTGGACTGCCTCTCGGAAAAATGCAG atgatatAACACATGAAGAGGGTCATGCACTGTCCATCCCTTGCATCGCCCCCCCAAGTCTCCAGAATTTCTCCCTCACCTGGACCTTCACCCCGTCCAGTGAGCCCACTGTCATCCTGAGGTATGACACAAAAACCAGACACACCTTCAACCTGTGGGAGGGCAAAGGTACCCCAGACCAGGACCTGCTTCCTCTGGGAGACGGATCTCTACTTCTTCACAAGCCAGACATCGAGGAACACTCTGGGACGTATGTATGTTCCTTCTCGgggctgcagagcaaacacGTTGTTCAAACCAGAGTAAACATCACTGTTTCATCAATTA GTTTGGATGAGTCGAGTGTGCAGAGGTCATGGTGGAGCACTGCAGCCTCTGTAGCGTTTGTCTTGTTCACCATCATTGTAGCGCTCCCTCAATGTGTGAGACAAAGAG GGATGGAGACCAGagctgcctcacacacacacaatggaacAGGTCTCGTTGAAGGTGGGCCTTACAAAGACATGCAGACAACAGCTTCCTATATAATCGGACAACATGGAGCTGAATGTACCAGACTACAACTGCAGTGTGAGGCGCAGAGTGAACTGGCAGGCAATACGCCAAACATAGCAGAGGACTGCCCTGTGGATTTAGCACCAGGTACTGAAATAGAACAAGAAGACAAATCAGCAGGACCACCTGAGGAAGGAAATGATGGAGCACTGCAGCACTGCagtccagagaggggggggatttGA